The genomic segment GGACGACGACGTGCTCATGTGCGTGGGGTGCCTGAGCATGGTGACCTCCCAGGCCGGCGGCGTGACCTACACGACCAACCCCCTGAACGCCGCGGACGACCGGATGCGCGTGACCGCAGCCTGGGGAGTGGCCAAGGGCGTGGTCGACGGCACGGCCACCACCGACGAATTCGTGCTTGAAAAGGCGCCCGAACCCCGGATCGTCGAGAGGACCGTGCCGCGCAAGGAATCGGCCCTGGTCTGTTCGTCCACCGAAGGCGTGTGCCGCGTCTCCCTTGACCCGGAACACTGCGAAAAGCCCACCCTGAACGATTCCCAGATTCTCGAACTGGCGGCCATGGCCATGCGCATCGAAGAGCATTACGGGCAGCCGCAGGACATCGAATGGGCCTACACGCCTGAGGGCGACCTTGTGCTGCTGCAGACGCGGCCCCTGGAAATCCGTGAACCTGAGCCGGCCTCGGCGCTGCTGCCCGACGTCCCCCCGCTGGTCCATGCCGGACGCACGGCCAGCCCCGGCGCGGCCTTCGGCGTGGTGCACATCGTGCGCAAGGACGTGGACATCCTCGTGCTTCCGGACAACGCCATCCTCGTCTGCGTCGAGGCCGCGCCAAAATGGGCCGCGGTTCTGAACAGGTGCCAGGGCATCATCACCGAGCAGGGCAGCGTGGCCGGGCACCTGGCCAACGTGGCCAGGGAATTCCGCGTGCCGGCGCTGTTCGGCGTGCCTTCCGCAACGTCCCTTCTGGCCCCCGGCCAGGAGATCACCCTCGACGCCGACAACGCCGCGATCTACCCCGGCCGCCAGGACGACCTGCTCGCGCGCAAGCCCGAGCGGCCCAACATGAAGGCCGACAGCCCCGTCTTCCAGACCCTCGAACGCGTCATCCGGCACATCGTCCCCCTGAACCTCCTGGACCCGGACGCCCTGGACTTCACGGCCGCCAACTGCCGCACCCTGCACGACATCACCAGGTTCTGCCACGAGAAGTCCGTGCAGGAGATGTTCAGCTTCGGCCGGGACCACGACTTTTCCCCCAGGTCGAGCAAGCAGCTCAAGACCGTGATCCCCATGCAGTGGTGGATCATCAATCTGGAGGACGGTTTCGAGAAGGAGACGCCGGGCAAGATGGTGCCCCTGGACAACATCGCCTCCGTGCCCATGCTGGCTCTGTGGCGCGGCATCGTGGCCTTCCCCTGGGAAGGGCCTCCCGGCCTCGACGGCAAGGGTTTCATGTCCGTCCTGTTCCAGTCCGCGACCAACGCCAATCTCGAACCGGCCAGGGCATCTCACTTCGCGGACAAGAACTACTTCATGATCTCGAAACATTTCTGCAACCTGCAATCCAGATTCGGCTACCACTTCACGTCCGTCGAGGCTCTGGCCGGTCCCAGGCCGCGCGAGAACTACATCCGCTTCCAGTTCAAGGGCGGGGCGGCGGACCAGCAGCGCCGGGTGCGACGGGCGCGTTTCGTGGGCGAAATTCTCGACGAGTTCAATTTCCGGACCCGCGTGCGCGAGGACGCCCTCTTCGCCCGTCTGGACGACTGCGACCAGCAGTTTGTCGAAGACCACCTCGAAATCCTGGGGCACATCCTCATCCACACCCGGCAGCTTGACATGATCATGAACCGTGAGGAAGTGGTCCAGTTCTACAAACAACGCATCCTGCGCCAGCTCCACGCGCTGATGGATGCCAAAAAAGGGGCCTAGGCCCGACAACAGGACAGACATGAGCGACAGATCTCAGGAAAACTCGCCGAGCCATGCCGTGCTGCGCGGCGTCATCGTCGGCGGCTCCATCGGCATGATCGCCAGCTGGTTCGGCTACGAGCCGGTCAAGGCCTTCTTCATGGGCATCGTCTGCGGCATCTTCGCCGCCTTCACCAGAATCATGGCTGACAGGTTGCGCAAGAAATAATCCTTGACTTTTTCAACTGCAGGACTATTACTTCAAATCAAGAACCACCGCATGCGGACTGAACAGGTTCTTGAATCCGTGGCGATGTCTTCAAGGAAACTGACAACAACATCTCTTCGACAGAGGCGTGTTGCAAGGTAACTTGGAAAAATCCTCGAAACACAGGTGTGTAGGCAGTCAACACAATCAGGGAACATCTTTCCGAATCGAAAATCGAGGCGCGTTGGTTGGAAACCGTGAACCAGTAATGTGGTCATGGCGCGTTGGAAGGAAACCCCGAAGTGAACCAGGAAACAGACTTTTGAGGCGTTTATTCCGGTAAATCCGTACAGGAGTACTCGTGGCGTCGGCCCCAATCCGGCGCAAAAACGGTTCACAAGCATCACATCGCATCTGGTTTAACGACATTCCGGTTGATCGGGGGCGGAAGAAAAGACTTCTTCCGCCCCTCTCTTTTTTCCTGCAGGCGAACATGATCATGCGTTCCTGCGTCCATCATGGCCGCGTGCGTCCGCATCGCCGGCTTCCTCCCCCGCCTCGGCTTTTTCTCTTTTCGGGAAGGATCAAGCGGCTTGCATAAGAGAAGCTTTTCGTTATAGACGTCCAAGTGCAAACATGAACCAATTCCAATTCAGGACACGCCATGTACTGTAAAAAATGCAAATTTCACTCCTTCGACCATGTCGCGGCCTGCCCCAAGTGCGGAGCGGACTGGGAAGAGACCCGCAAGGCCCTCTACCTGAACTGGATCACCGCCAGCGGCGTCAGTTGGGTGGCTCCGGTC from the Desulfomicrobium escambiense DSM 10707 genome contains:
- a CDS encoding PEP/pyruvate-binding domain-containing protein, producing the protein MSLIQRVRNIFSPAPVSHEADNGQEDMFRARYQAFRRLLSANNGALDFMTELEEAAMGRRHFGMHFVRSRVTGATAKVFNIVENLLYLAPGKYLTLHDSLRDIQERIQESLTTAQSTRRRELVLDLADIAAGDVGDVGGKMANLGELRNTLHISVPHGFAVTAHAYESFMQHTGLWEEINCLVLGHPMAAHFSACPLPETDLDDEATNQPIALLELCGKIRGMILAAEVPAELQSAILGAYDRLCEEEGRRVHVALRSSALGEDSAGASFAGQHKSLLNLDRDSLIDGYKEIVASKYSAHAMTYRYMLGIRDDDVLMCVGCLSMVTSQAGGVTYTTNPLNAADDRMRVTAAWGVAKGVVDGTATTDEFVLEKAPEPRIVERTVPRKESALVCSSTEGVCRVSLDPEHCEKPTLNDSQILELAAMAMRIEEHYGQPQDIEWAYTPEGDLVLLQTRPLEIREPEPASALLPDVPPLVHAGRTASPGAAFGVVHIVRKDVDILVLPDNAILVCVEAAPKWAAVLNRCQGIITEQGSVAGHLANVAREFRVPALFGVPSATSLLAPGQEITLDADNAAIYPGRQDDLLARKPERPNMKADSPVFQTLERVIRHIVPLNLLDPDALDFTAANCRTLHDITRFCHEKSVQEMFSFGRDHDFSPRSSKQLKTVIPMQWWIINLEDGFEKETPGKMVPLDNIASVPMLALWRGIVAFPWEGPPGLDGKGFMSVLFQSATNANLEPARASHFADKNYFMISKHFCNLQSRFGYHFTSVEALAGPRPRENYIRFQFKGGAADQQRRVRRARFVGEILDEFNFRTRVREDALFARLDDCDQQFVEDHLEILGHILIHTRQLDMIMNREEVVQFYKQRILRQLHALMDAKKGA